The Mesorhizobium sp. M3A.F.Ca.ET.080.04.2.1 genome contains the following window.
CGGCGAATTCCCGATCCCGGTCTCCGAGGACAACGGCAAGATCAGCGTCACCTACAAGAAATACGGCGTCGGCCTGGACTTCACGCCGACCGTTCTGAAGGACGGGCTGGTCAGCCTGGACATCGCACCGGAAGTGTCCTCGATCGATCCCTCCGCCTCCATCGAGGTCAGCAGCGGCATTTCCATTCCGGCCTTCATCGTGCGCCGCGCCAAGACCTCGATCGACCTGAAGAACGGCCAGAGCTTCATGATCGCGGGTCTGCTGCAGTCGCAAAACGACATCACCACCTCACGCCTGCCGGGCCTCGGCAAGCTGCCGGTCCTGGGTCCGCTGTTCTCCTCCAAATCCTACCAGCGGCGCGAGACCGACCTGGTGATCATCGTCACGCCTTATCTGGTAAAGCCGGTCGACCCCTCGAAGAAGATGGTCGAGCCGACCGACGGCACCCAGCCTCCCAGCAACGCCGACTATTTCCTCAACAACACCGAAGAGGTGAAGGCTTCGGACGCCAACAAGCCGATGGCATTCGCCGACGGCAGTGCTGCGCGCCCGGTGGCGGCCACCACGTCCGGTCATTTCCTCGACCTGCCGAAGGATTGATTGATGCGCCCGCTCGTTTCCATTGCGCTCCTGTCCATCGGCCTTCTCGTCGGCTGCACCAGCGACGACTATGTGCGAACCGAGGGGGTGACGCCGGCGGCCGGCAACGCGCAGGCGTCCAACACCGTCTTGCAGATGGTGGATCCCTGGCAGAACGGCGTTCAGAACACCAGGCTACTGGTGCCGGCGCAGCGCAGCAGTTCCACGACGAGTTCCGCCGCCCAGGCGGCCGGCGCACAGAGCGCTCAGGCGTCGGCATCGACGACATCCAATTGATGGGCTGACGACCATGGCATCGGGCACCAAGACCAAGAAGATCCTACTCGCGTCGACCGACAGGGCGTTCCTGCAGGACACGCGCACGGCCTTCGCTGCCTCAGAAGTCATCGAGCTTCTCACGGTGGACAAGAGCGTCAACGAGCTTCGCGGCGAGGTCCAGGAGACCGATTTCGGCGCCGTCATCGTCGACATGGATGCGGCCAAGCTCGAGGAGATCGAGTCGCTGCAGCGCATCATGCGGCGGCTCGAAGGCCGGGTCCCGGTGGTGGTCGTCACCCAGGAGTTCAACGCGGCCGCGGTGCGCATCCTGGTGCAGCTCAAGGTCGCCGATTTCCTCGTCAAGCCGATCACCACGGCCGATCTGGTGCGCTCGGTCATCCGGGCGCTGCAGGGGCCGGGTCGGGAGGAAAACACCGAGTCGCAGATCTATACCTTCATGCCTGCCGCCGGCGGCGTCGGCACCACGACGCTGGCCCTGCAGACGGCGTTCCAGCTGCACCATTCGGTAACGCGCGGCGCCTCGACCTGCGTGGTCGACCTCAACTTCCAGCAGGGCGCCTGCGCGGAATATCTCGATCTGGAGCCGCGCTTCGACATCACCGAAATCGAGAACCAGCCGGAGCGCCTCGACCGGCAGCTGCTCGACGTGATGCTCTCCAAGCACGCGAGCGGGCTTTGCGTGCTGGCAGCACCCACGCGCCCCTCTGAAATGCGCTCGTTCAAGACCGATGTCGTGGTGCGCATGCTCGACCTGGTCTCGGCGTATTTCGACAATGTCGTCATCGACATGCCGCGCACCTGGTTCCCGTGGACGGAGACGGTGCTGCTCGGTTCGAACAAGCTCTACATCGTTGCCGAGATGACCGTGCCGTGCCTGCGCCACACGCAGCGCCTCATCCAGGCGATCTACGAGACCGCCGGCAAGGAAGTGAAGCCCAATGTCATCGTCAACCGCTTCGAGCAGAAGATGTTCGACAGCGGCATCAAGCAGGCGGACGTCGAGGAGATCCTGGGCGAGCATTTCGTCGGCGGCATCTCCAACAACTACCGGCTGGTGCGCGAGGCTGTCGACCGTGGCGTGCCGCTGCACGACATCGATCCCAATGCCAATGTCGTCAACGACTTGAAGAAGATCATCCTGCCCGAAGAGGCCGTCGCGACGACCACCAGGTCGAAATCGCTGTTCGATCTCGGCAGGGGCCTGCTGAAGAGGAAGGCAGGATGAGCAGCCGCTTTTCCACCCTGCAGAACCGTGACGCGCGCCCGCAGCGGCCGCCGGAACCGATGCCCGTCACGCATCACGCCGTGGTCATTCCGACGACCCGCAAGCCT
Protein-coding sequences here:
- a CDS encoding response regulator/pilus assembly protein, coding for MASGTKTKKILLASTDRAFLQDTRTAFAASEVIELLTVDKSVNELRGEVQETDFGAVIVDMDAAKLEEIESLQRIMRRLEGRVPVVVVTQEFNAAAVRILVQLKVADFLVKPITTADLVRSVIRALQGPGREENTESQIYTFMPAAGGVGTTTLALQTAFQLHHSVTRGASTCVVDLNFQQGACAEYLDLEPRFDITEIENQPERLDRQLLDVMLSKHASGLCVLAAPTRPSEMRSFKTDVVVRMLDLVSAYFDNVVIDMPRTWFPWTETVLLGSNKLYIVAEMTVPCLRHTQRLIQAIYETAGKEVKPNVIVNRFEQKMFDSGIKQADVEEILGEHFVGGISNNYRLVREAVDRGVPLHDIDPNANVVNDLKKIILPEEAVATTTRSKSLFDLGRGLLKRKAG